The Bacillus zhangzhouensis region GATTGATAAGAGCGTTTATCGAAAGCACAAGGAGGAAGAGAATGAGCAAAAAAGTAGTGGATGTCGTAAGCGAAATGGTGCAGCCAATTTTAGATGGCTTACAGCTTGAACTCGTTGATGTTGAATTTGTCAAAGAGGGTCAAAACTGGTTCCTTCGCGTGTTTATTGACTCTGATAAAGGTGTCGATATCGAAGAGTGTGCCAAAGTGAGCGAAGCCTTGAGCGAAAAGCTTGATGAGGCAGATCCGATTACCCAAAACTACTTTCTTGAAGTATCCTCTCCTGGAGCGGAGCGCCCATTAAAGAAAAAAGCTGATTTTGAAAAAGCACTAGGAAAAAATGTTTTCATGAAAACATATGAACCAATTGATGGTGAAAAAGCATTTGAAGGTGAGCTTACAAGCTTTGATGGTGAGATTGCAACAGTGACAGTGAAGATCAAGACAAGAAAGAAAGAGATCCATATTCCATACGAAAAAATAGCTAACGCAAGATTAGCCGTTTCGTTCAATTAACCTTTTCATTGATATAAGGGGGAACCATAAAAATGAGTAGTGAGTTGTTAGATGCCCTGACTGTTCTTGAGAAAGAGAAGGGTATTAGTAAAGAAATTATCATTGAAGCGATAGAAGCTGCACTCATTTCTGCATATAAGCGTAATTTTAATCAAGCACAAAATGTACGTGTTGATTTAAACCGCGAAACGGGAACGATTCGTGTGTTCGCAAGAAAAGATGTTGTAGATGAAGTGTATGATTCTCGCCTTGAAATCTCTGTAGATGATGCAGCCAATATGAACCCGAATTATATGGTTGGTGACGTCGTTGAGATTGAAGTCACACCAAAAGACTTTGGACGCATTGCAGCTCAGACAGCGAAACAAGTTGTGACGCAGCGTGTGAGAGAAGCAGAACGTGGTGTGATCTACACTGAGTTCATCGACCGTGAGGAAGACATTATGACGGGAATCGTTCAGCGAATTGACAGTAAATTCATTTACGTGTCACTTGGCAAAATCGAAGCCCTTCTTCCTGTCAATGAACAAATGCCAAATGAAGAATACAAACCACATGACCGCATTAAAGTGTTCATTACAAAAGTAGAAAAAACAACAAAAGGACCACAAATTTATGTGTCTAGAACACATCCAGGTCTTTTAAAGCGTTTATTTGAAATTGAAGTACCAGAAATTTATGATGGTACTGTAGAGCTTAAATCGGTTGCTAGAGAAGCTGGAGACCGTTCTAAAATATCTGTTCGTACAGATGACCCTGATGTTGATCCAGTTGGTTCCTGTGTTGGACCAAAAGGCCAGCGTGTACAAGCAATTGTCAACGAGCTGAAAGGCGAAAAAATTGACATTGTCCATTGGTCTAATGACCCGGTTGAATTTGTTGCCAATGCGCTGAGTCCATCAAAAGTACTTGATGTCATTGTGAATGAAGAAGATAAGGCGACAACAGTCATTGTCCCTGATTATCAGCTGTCATTAGCGATTGGTAAAAGAGGTCAAAATGCTCGTCTTGCAGCGAAGCTAACCAGCTGGAAAATTGACATTAAAAGCGAAACAGATGCAAGGGAACTCGGTATTTTCCCAAGAACTGAAGACTCTGAATCTCTTTTCTTAGAGGCTGAACCAGTAGCTGAGGAATCTGACGAATAAGAGGTGATATAAAAGGTGAAAAGCCGAAAAAAAATCCCGCTTAGAAAGTGCGTCGTGACGGGAGAAATGAAACCAAAGAAAGAACTGATCCGTGTTGTTCGTTCTAAAGAAGGTGAAGTGTCTGTAGACGTTACCGGAAAAAAGAACGGACGCGGAGCTTACCTTTCTCTCGATAAAGAAACCATTCTTGCGGCAAAGAACAAACGCAGTTTACAGCAGCAATTTCAGACACAGATTGACGAACATATATTTGAAGAATTACTAGAACTAGCTGAAAAGGTGAAAAAACCGAATGAATGAATCTGAATGGTATCCTTTGCTTGGTCTAGCAAATCGAGCTCGTAAAGTCGTGTCAGGAGAAGATCTGGTGATCAAAGAAATTAGACATGCGCGTGCTAAGCTGGTTCTTGTTGCAGCAGATGCCTCACCGAACACAGAGAAAAAGGTATCTGACAAATGCAAATTTTATAATGTTCCGGTTAGAAAAGTTGAAGACCGTTCCGTTCTCGGACGTTCTATTGGGAAAGAAGCTCGCGTAGTTGTCGCAGTCACTGACCAAGGCTTCGCTAAGAAGCTCATAAGCTTGCTCGATTAATTTATTTGGGGGTGAACGAATGGCTAAAGTGAGAGTATATGAATACGCAAAAGCCATAGATGTTTCAAGTAAAGATATTATAGCAGTGCTTAAGGATATGAACGTGGAAGTGAACAACCACATGGCGACGCTTGAAGATGACACTGTGAAAAAGCTAGACGCTATCTATAAAAAAGCCAAAGCAAAAGAGACAGCTAACGAGAAACCCGCAGAACAAAAAAAACAATCATCTAACAAAAACAATGATAGAAAGAAGAATGACGTGCAGAATAATCAATTTAATAAAAACAAAAAAAACAACAACCAAAATAAAAACAAAAATAAACGCGGTGGAAATAACAAACCGCAGCATCAGCAAGCCAGACCTGTGAAGCCTAAAAAAGAGCTTCCTGAAAAAATTGAATTTACAAATTCAATGACCGTCGGCCAGCTGGCTGATGAGCTTGGAAAAGAAACGGCTGAAATCATCAAAAAGCTGATGATGCTTGGTGTCATGGCAACAATCAACCAAGAGCTTGATAAAGATACAGTTGAATTAATCGCTTCTGAATATGGTGTTCCAGTAGAGGAAGTCATTATTTTAGAAGAAACTGAACTTGAAAAGTATGAAGTTGAAGATAAAGAAGAAGATATGCAAGTACGCCCTCCAGTTGTGACAATCATGGGTCACGTTGACCACGGGAAAACAACTCTTCTTGACAGCATTCGTAAGACAAAAGTCGTCGAAGGCGAAGCAGGTGGAATCACGCAGCATATCGGTGCATACCAAATTGAAGAAAACGGCAAAAAAATTACGTTCCTTGATACACCTGGACACGCAGCATTTACAACGATGCGTGCACGTGGTGCCGAAGTAACGGATACGACAATTCTGGTCGTTGCAGCAGATGATGGTGTCATGCCGCAAACAATTGAAGCGATTAATCATGCGAAAGCGGCAGAAGTGCCAATCATTGTCGCTGTCAACAAAATTGACAAACCAACAGCAAACCCTGACCGCGTGATGCAGGAATTAACTGAGCATGGTCTTGTACCAGAAGCTTGGGGCGGCGAAACCATTTTTGTTCCACTATCTGCGAAAACAGGTGAAGGCATTGACGAATTGATCGAAATGATCCTTCTTGTCAGCGAAGTAGCAGAACTGAAAGCCAACCCAAATCGTGCGGCAAAAGGGACTGTCATCGAAGCTGAACTTGATAAAGGAAGAGGTTCTGTTGCAACCCTTCTTGTTCAAACAGGTACACTTCATGTAGGTGACCCAATCGTTGTCGGAAATACATTTGGCCGTGTACGTGCAATGGTCAATGATATTGGCCGCCGCGTCAAAACAGCAGGACCATCTACACCTGTTGAAATCACTGGTTTAAACGATGTACCAAATGCAGGGGATCAGTTCCTCGTATTCAAAGATGAAAAAACAGCTCGTCAAGTCGGTGAGGCGCGTGCTTCTAAGCAGCTGGACGAACAGCGTTCAGACAAAGCAAAATTATCTCTAGACGACCTATTTGAGCAAATCAAACAAGGTGACGTCAAAGATATCAACTTGATCGTGAAAGCAGATGTACAAGGCTCTGCTGAAGCATTAACGGCAGCTCTTCAAAAAATTGAAGTCGAAGGCGTAAAAGTGAAAATCATCCATACGGGTGTTGGAGCGATTACAGAATCAGATATCATTTTAGCAAGTGCTTCTAATGCCATCGTGATCGGCTTTAACGTACGCCCTGATGGAAATGCGAAGAGCACAGCTGAAGCAGAGAACGTAGATATCCGCTTGCACCGCATTATCTATAAAGTGATCGATGAAATTGAAGCTGCGATGAAAGGGATGCTTGACCCTGAATATGAAGAAAAAGTGATCGGTCAAGTTGAAGTTCGTCAAACGTTCAAAGTATCTAAAATCGGTACAATTGCCGGCGGCTATGTGACTGAAGGAACAATTACAAGAGATAGCGGAATCCGCTTAATCCGTGACGGCGTCGTTATTTTTGAAGGCGAAGTTGACGTGTTAAAACGATTTAAAGATGATGTGAAAGAAGTTTCACAAGGCTATGAATGTGGTATTACCATTAAGAAATACAATGATATCCGTGAAGGTGATATCATGGAATCATTCGTTATGCAAGAAATCGAAAGAAAATGATCGGTTATACCGAATGTGAGTGCATGATCTATGATGCATCCTCACTGAAGGAAAAACGTGCGGTTCTTCAGCGTATATTGACAAGAACGCGTCATAAATTCAATGTAACCATGGCTGAAATGGATTACCAGGATACATGGCAGCGTACATCAATTGGAATCGCCGTGATTTCCTCATCTCGGGTTCAAGTGGAAAAGGAGCTTCAACGTGTATTAAGCTTTATCGACTCTTTTCCTGAAATTGAACGAACGATCACGAAAACAGAGTGGTTTTAATTAGAGGTGATAAGATCATGAGTATGAGAGCAACCCGTGTGGGTGAGCAAATGAAAAAAGAATTGGGCGACATCCTAGGCAGAAAGCTGAAAGATCCAAGAATCGGCTTTTTGACTGTAACCGATGTCGAAGTATCCGGTGATTTGCAAATTGCCAAAGTCTACATTTCTGTTCTTGGCGACGAGAAGAAAAGAGAAGAAACCTTAAAAGGCCTTGCAAAGGCTAAAGGGTATATCCGATCTGAAATCGGCAATCGAATCAGACTTCGCAAAACACCAGAACTGCACTTTGAATTCGATGAATCCGTGGATTACGGAAACCGAATTGAAAGCCTGATTGCTGAATTAAACACAAAAGATCACGAATAAGACGTTGAAATAAGGATAGGCGATGATCGTCTGTCCTTTTTCATCGTTTAAGAAAGGAGAGAACGCAGATGATCAATGGTGTTCTTTTATTACATAAAGAAAGAGGCATGACCTCTCACGACTGTGTGTTTCAAGTAAGAAAAATTTTGCACACAAAAAAAGTCGGACATACAGGCACCCTCGACCCGGAGGTTTCGGGGGTACTGCCGATTTGTATCGGTAGAGCAACGAAGATTGTCGAATACTTAACAGATAAATCAAAAACGTATGATGCAGAAATGACGATTGGTTTTTCTACAACAACAGAAGACCAAACAGGTGAGATCGTAGAAGAAAAAAAGGTGGAAAAACCGATCTCAGAAAAAGAAATTGATGCGGCGCTGAAGCAGTTTGAAGGAACCATCGAACAAATTCCTCCCATGTTTTCTGCTGTGAAAATTGGCGGGAAAAAGCTCTATGAGTATGCAAGGGAAGGCATCGACATAGAGCGGCCAAGCAGAGAAATTACTATTCACCGTATCGAGCGGACTACACCTGTCACATATGGGGGTGGCTGTGTGTCATTTAGATTCACTGTTTTATGCTCAAAGGGAACGTATGTGAGAACTTTAGCGGTTGATATCGGGAAGAAATTAGGATTTCCAGCCCACATGTCACATCTCATTCGTACAGGGTCTGGTGATTTTACACTTGATGAATGTATCACGCTGGATGAGCTGCGAGATATAAGCGAGGAAGGAACTGTAGATGAGCACCTTGTTTCGATCGAGCGTGCGCTCAATCATTTGCCGAAATGGGAGATAAATGATACATTAGCAAGTAAAGTGGTAAACGGTGCAGTCCTGCCAATGCCTGATGAATTTGCTCATTTCGCAGAGGAGGATCGTGTCGCTGTTTTTGCTCCTTCAGGTCGTTGTCTGGCGATATATAAGAAGCACCCGACCAAACAGAACCTGATGAAGCCGGCGAAGATCTTATCTCAGGACAAGCAATCTTAAAGAAAAGGTGACATCTCGTGAAGACTATACATATTTCACACCCACATACATTGAATCAAAAGGATCAAGTCCCGTCTGTCATGGCTTTAGGGTACTTTGACGGTGTGCACATCGGGCATCAAAAAGTAATTGATGAAGCGAAAAGCATTTCGGAAAAAGAAGGATTGGCCTTAGCAGTTATGACCTTTCATCCGCATCCATCACATGTTTTGCAAAAGGCACGGGAACCAAAAGACTTAATTACACCCCTTGAGGATAAAATTGACTTCATCGAACAGCTGGGCGCTGACTATTTATACATCGTACAATTCAGCGAGAGCTTTGCAGCTCTATCTCCTCAAGAATTTGTGGATCAATATTTGGTTGAATTGAATGTGAAACACGCAGTAGCGGGGTTTGATTTTACGTTTGGCCGTTTTGGTGCAGGCACAATGGAAACATTCGATGAATACGGAAAAGGCCGTATCACGGCAACCATCGTACCTAAGCTGTCCAATCAAGACCGAAAAGTCAGCTCCACTCTCATCCGTTCCTCATTAAAAAATGGGGATGTTGAATATGTGAGCGAGCTTTTAGGAAAACCTTATCAGCTTCGCGGCATTGTCATCCATGGAGACAAACGGGGACGGACGATCGGATTTCCGACAGCTAATGTCGGATTATCTGCTGAATACATTATTCCGCCAACAGGGGTTTATGCAGTAAGAGCAGAAGTAAAAGGCAAAGTATATGACGGCGTTTGTAACGTCGGCTATAAACCAACATTTTATGAAAAGCGCCCTGATCAGCCTGCCATTGAAGTAAACCTCTTTGATTTTAACGAAGAAATATATGGCCAGCCGATTAAATTACAATGGTTCAAGCGCATTCGCAGTGAACGAAAATTTAACGGAATCCAGGAGCTGACGGCTCAAATCAGTCAAGATAAAGAAGAAGCCATTCAGTTTTTTCAAAATCAGCACAAGCAAACAAAAAAATCATAGAAAAACTGCTCTACCATTTGCAAATTCAGCATATTTTTAGTATGATAATTCCTGTAGCTTTACAACCACTTACTTGGCAGGCCGACTTCACCGACGGCTGCGAGGTAGATGGGGCTAACATGATTTGGAGGTGAAACAGGATGGCTATTACTCAAGAGCGTAAAACGCAATTAATTAATGAGTTCAAAACACACGAATCTGATACTGGATCTCCAGAAGTTCAGATCGCTGTCCTAACAGAATCAATTAACAACTTGAACGAGCATTTACGTACTCATAAGAAAGATCACCACTCACGTCGCGGTCTTTTGAAAATGGTAGGTAGACGTCGTAATCTTCTTACGTATCTACGTAATAAAGACGTAACTCGTTACCGTGAGTTAATTAACAAACTAGGCTTACGTCGATAATCGTAAAAAGCGGGAGGATTCCCGCTTTTTTATCGTATAATCACTAATATTTTATGGTTAAAATGTTGAAAGAATGGCAAAAACCCTTCTACATACAGCGTTCACATTGATATGTGAAAATCATTTTGTTCATAATAAGAACTCACTAAAATTTTACGATAAGAGAGGAGTTTATCTCAGAATGGGACAAGAGAAACATGTCTTCACCATAGACTGGGCTGGACGTCAACTGACAGTTGAAACTGGCCAGCTTGCAAAGCAAGCAAACGGAGCGGTCCTCGTACGCTACGGAGATACGGCTGTGCTTAGCTCAGCAACAGCTTCTAAAGAACCAAAACCACTTGATTTCTTCCCGCTCACTGTGAACTACGAAGAAAGACTATACGCAGTAGGTAAAATTCCTGGCGGATTCATTAAAAGAGAAGGCCGTCCAAGTGAAAAGGCGATCCTTGCAAGCCGCTTAATTGACAGACCAATTCGTCCGCTGTTTGCAGATGGATTTAGAAACGAAGTACAAGTCATTAGTATCGTCATGAGTGTGGATCAAGATTGTTCATCTGAAATGGCTGCAATGTTTGGCTCATCTTTGGCATTATGTGTGTCTGACATTCCATTTGAGGGACCAATCGCTGGCGTTACAGTAGGACGAGTAGATGGAAAGCTCATCATCAATCCAAATGTTGAGCAGCTTGAACAAAGCGACATCAACCTTGTAGTCGCTGGAACAAAAGATGCGATCAATATGGTCGAAGCTGGTGCTGATGAAGTACCGGAAGAAACAATGCTTGAAGCCATCATGTATGGTCACCAAGAAATTAAGCGTTTAATCGAATTCCAAGAAGAAATTGTGAAGGCAGTCGGAAAAGAAAAAATCGATATTCCTTTATATGAAGTAGATCAAACGTTAGCAGACGAAGTAAAAGCACTTGCTGAAGCTGACCTGCTGAAAGCGATTCAAGTACATGAGAAGCATGCGCGTGAGAATGCAATCAGTGCTGTGAAAAAAGCTGTAGTTGAGAAGTTTGAAGCAGAAGAACGAGACGAAGCAACGATTAAACAAGCGAAAGATGTATTAAACAAGCTTGTCAAAAACGAAGTTCGCCGTCTGATCACTGAAGAGAAAGTACGTCCAGATGGACGCGGCGTAGATCAAATCCGTCCACTTTCTTCAGAAGTAGGACTCCTGCCAAGAACGCATGGTTCAGGCCTATTTACAAGAGGACAAACACAGGCGCTCAGTATTTGTACATTAGGTGCAATGGGCGATGTGCAAATTCTTGACGGACTAGGTGTTGAAGAATCAAAACGCTTCATGCACCATTACAACTTCCCGCAATTCAGTGTTGGTGAGACAGGTCCAATGCGCGGTCCAGGCCGCCGTGAGATCGGACATGGCGCACTGGGTGAACGTGCATTAGAACCAGTGATTCCATCCGAAAAAGATTTCCCTTATACGATTCGCCTTGTTTCAGAGGTTTTAGAATCAAACGGGTCTACTTCACAAGCAAGTATTTGCGCAAGCACACTTGCAATGATGGATGCCGGTGTTCCAATTAAAGCACCGGTTGCAGGGATTGCCATGGGACTTGTGAAATCAGGTGAATACTACACAGTGCTGACAGACATTCAAGGAATGGAAGATGCACTTGGAGATATGGACTTTAAAGTTGCAGGTACTTCAAAAGGTGTCACAGCACTTCAAATGGACATCAAAATTGATGGTCTATCAAAAGACATCTTAGAAGAGGCCCTTCAACAAGCGAAAAAAGGAAGAATGGAAATTTTAGACAGTATGCTGTCAACAATTCCTGCTTCTAGAGGAGAATTGTCTCGTTATGCACCAAAAATCTTAACGATGACAATCAATCCGGATAAAATTCGCGATGTCATTGGACCAAGCGGTAAACAAATCAATAAAATCATTGAAGATACCGGTGTGAAAATCGATATTGAACAAGATGGTACGATCTTTATTTCTTCTACAGAAGAAGATATGAACCAAAAAGCGAAGAAAATCATTGAAGATCTTGTGAGAGAAGTTGAAGTAGGACAGCTTTATCTAGGTAAAGTCAAACGCATTGAAAAATTCGGTGCCTTCCTTGAAATCTTCAGCGGAAAAGATGGACTTGTTCATATTTCTGAGCTTGCGCTTGAGCGCGTGGGCAAAGTAGAAGATGTCGTGAAAATTGGCGATGAATTACTTGTCAAAGTCACTGAAATCGATAAACAAGGCCGTGTGAACCTTTCTCGGAAAGCTGTTTTACGTGATGAAAAGGAAAACGAAGAAAAGCAGTCTTAATGAGATCAAATAAAATGTGTTAGAAGCCAGGTATCCGTGCCAGGCTTCTTTCTTTTCTTACGCTAACAATAGTTCTAGCTTGTTTCTCCCCATCATAATTTGTGGTAAAGGGGAGGGACAACCATTGAAAAAAACGTTACCATTCATTGTGTTTGTATTTTTACTGCTCGTGTCATATCAAACGATGAAGCAGCCGGTTGCTGTTACATATATTGAATCATTGAAAGAGCATGCCGAGGTTGCATCTGTTTCAAAAGATATTTTATATCAGGAGATTGAATCGAAGTCTTCTGACTATGAAGTAAAGGCGCAAAATGCTAAGATTGATAAAGTGTGGAAAAAGATTCCTGGTCTAAATGGACAGACAGTTGATATCGATGCTTCTTACGAAAAAATGAAGGAACAAGGGACATTCGATGAAAAGCTGCTTGTGTTGAAAGAAACAAAGCCATCTACTCATTTACATGAACTTGGTGCAGAGCCCATTTATAAGGGACATCCAGATAAAAAAATGAATGCATTTCTCATCAACGTAGCTTGGGGTGACGAGCATTTAATCAACATGTTAAAGACACTGGAAAAGCATCAAGTCAAGGCGACCTTTTTCTTAGAGGGCAAATGGGTGAAAAAAAGTACAGACCTTGCTAAAAAAATCGTGGCAGATGGTCATGAAATTGGAAATCATTCATACAATCACCCAGATATGCGCACACTGACAAGAGAACGAGCATTAGAGCAGATAAAGAAAACAAATCGCCAAATTGAAGAATCCCTTGGGAAGAAACCAAAATGGTTTGCGCCTCCAAGCGGCAGCTTTAAAGAAGAAACAGTCAAGCTTGCCAAACAAGAAGGCATGGAAACCATTATGTGGACAGTAGACACCATCGACTGGCAAAAACCATCCCCGGCTATTTTACAAAAGCGGGTTCTTGGGAAAATTCACAATGGGGCGATGATATTAATGCATCCAACAGATGCAACGGCGAAAAGTCTTGACGCACTTATCACTCAAATCAAGGAAAGAGGATATGAATTAGGGACGGTTTCTGACCTCCTAAGTGAAAAAAGACATCCTTGATGCGATCTGTTTGTTGAATAGGAGGAGCAAAACTTGGTCAAAACGTATACTTGCCAAAACGGAGTAAGAATTGTACTCGAAAACAATCCCACTGTAAGGTCTGTCGCAATTGGCGTCTGGATTGGAACAGGCTCTAGACATGAGACACCTGAAATTAATGGGATCTCACACTTTTTAGAGCATATGTTCTTTAAAGGGACAAAGACAAGATCTGCACGTGATATCGCAGAATCCTTTGACCGCATTGGTGGTCAAGTGAATGCCTTTACATCAAAAGAATACACTTGCTACTATGCAAAGGTGCTTGATTCACATGCTGGCTACGCCCTCGATGTATTAAGCGACATGTTCTTTCATTCTGCTTTTGATGAAGAAGAGCTGAAAAAAGAAAAAAATGTGGTGTACGAAGAAATTAAAATGTATGAGGATACTCCTGATGACATTGTTCATGATTTATTAAGCAAAGCCATTTATGGTGATCATTCATTAGGATATCCGATTTTAGGAACAGAGGAAACACTCTCTACCTTTAATGGAGATTCACTTAGAAAATATATGGATGAATTCTATACGCCGGACCGCGTTGTGATCTCTGTTGCAGGAAACGTAGATGAGACCTTTATTCGTGAGGTTGAAAAGCTATTCGGCTCTTATGAAGGAAAAGGGAAAAAGCAGCCTGTAGAAGCTCCAAGATTTCATTATGACAAGCTCACACGCAAAAAGGAAACAGAACAAGCGCACCTATGCCTGGGCTTTAATGGTCTTCCAGCTGGAGATAAGGGCATCTATGACTTAATCGTCTTAAATAATGTTCTTGGCGGAAGCATGAGCAGCCGGTTATTCCAAGATGTTAGAGAGGACAAAGGACTTGCTTACTCTGTCTTCAGCTATCACAGTTCATTTGCAGATAATGGAATGCTGACGATTTATGGCGGAACTGGGGCGAAGCAGCTAAACCTGCTTTCTGAAACCATCTTACAAACATTAGACGTCTTAAAGCATGAGGGAATCACGCAGAAAGAACTAGAGAACTCTAAGGAGCAAATGAAAGGCAACCTTATGCTCAGCCTTGAAAGCACAAACAGCAAAATGAGCCGAAACGGTAAAAATGAACTGCTCCTTGGCAAACATCGGACACTCGATGAAATTATTGATGAAATCAACAGCGTCACATTAGACGGAGTGAATAACTTATCTAAACGCATCTTTACAGAAGATTATGCGCTCTCGCTTATTAGTCCGACGGGTGATCAGCCATCATAATGTAAACAACACGGCAGACTCAAAAAAAAGTCTGCCGTTTACTGTAGGTAAAGAAGAAAGGGGTTCTGCTTTCATGGAACATGAAAAACTGAAACAGCTTTCTCCACTTCTGACACCTTTCTATGATCCGGGACATGTAAAAGACATG contains the following coding sequences:
- a CDS encoding polysaccharide deacetylase family protein, which codes for MKKTLPFIVFVFLLLVSYQTMKQPVAVTYIESLKEHAEVASVSKDILYQEIESKSSDYEVKAQNAKIDKVWKKIPGLNGQTVDIDASYEKMKEQGTFDEKLLVLKETKPSTHLHELGAEPIYKGHPDKKMNAFLINVAWGDEHLINMLKTLEKHQVKATFFLEGKWVKKSTDLAKKIVADGHEIGNHSYNHPDMRTLTRERALEQIKKTNRQIEESLGKKPKWFAPPSGSFKEETVKLAKQEGMETIMWTVDTIDWQKPSPAILQKRVLGKIHNGAMILMHPTDATAKSLDALITQIKERGYELGTVSDLLSEKRHP
- a CDS encoding insulinase family protein, producing the protein MVKTYTCQNGVRIVLENNPTVRSVAIGVWIGTGSRHETPEINGISHFLEHMFFKGTKTRSARDIAESFDRIGGQVNAFTSKEYTCYYAKVLDSHAGYALDVLSDMFFHSAFDEEELKKEKNVVYEEIKMYEDTPDDIVHDLLSKAIYGDHSLGYPILGTEETLSTFNGDSLRKYMDEFYTPDRVVISVAGNVDETFIREVEKLFGSYEGKGKKQPVEAPRFHYDKLTRKKETEQAHLCLGFNGLPAGDKGIYDLIVLNNVLGGSMSSRLFQDVREDKGLAYSVFSYHSSFADNGMLTIYGGTGAKQLNLLSETILQTLDVLKHEGITQKELENSKEQMKGNLMLSLESTNSKMSRNGKNELLLGKHRTLDEIIDEINSVTLDGVNNLSKRIFTEDYALSLISPTGDQPS